A genome region from Streptomyces xanthophaeus includes the following:
- a CDS encoding CAP domain-containing protein yields the protein MGRHRLPAPPHSGGKRGTALRTGLLGVSVAVALGTAAVTTGMVPVGGSFPYVGVSGTDAPTTEAKAKAPTGSDTVLPQQNGLVNLSGRASAGTGSGSASPKPSAPASPSASASPAPSPSGSPSASPSPSASPSASPSPSAPSATPAPSTKAPSAKAPSPKAPRTSPAAPVAPTAPAPATSQAPAPAPSKSTTAEPRPPLDGHSAEESAVVELVNQERALAGCGPVRANPPLAALAGAFSLDMATRGFFSHEDPEGNSPWDRATKAGISGLGGENIARGQGDAEAVMKAWMNSPDHKANILNCEFRTLGVGVQVSAGGPWWTQDFGF from the coding sequence ATGGGCCGTCACCGACTCCCCGCCCCGCCGCACAGCGGCGGCAAGCGCGGCACCGCCCTGCGCACCGGCCTGCTGGGCGTCTCCGTGGCCGTCGCCCTCGGCACCGCGGCCGTCACCACCGGCATGGTGCCGGTCGGCGGTTCCTTCCCCTATGTGGGTGTCAGCGGTACGGACGCCCCCACCACGGAGGCCAAGGCCAAGGCCCCGACCGGCTCCGATACGGTGCTGCCGCAGCAGAACGGCCTCGTGAACCTCTCCGGCCGCGCCTCCGCCGGCACGGGGTCGGGCAGTGCGTCCCCGAAGCCGTCGGCCCCGGCCTCCCCGTCGGCGTCCGCCTCCCCGGCGCCCTCGCCGAGCGGCTCTCCGAGCGCCTCGCCCTCGCCGTCCGCCTCGCCGAGCGCCTCCCCCTCCCCGTCGGCCCCGTCCGCCACGCCGGCCCCGTCCACCAAGGCCCCGTCGGCCAAGGCCCCGTCCCCCAAGGCCCCGCGCACGAGTCCGGCCGCGCCGGTCGCGCCGACCGCCCCGGCACCGGCCACGAGCCAGGCTCCGGCCCCGGCACCCTCGAAGTCGACCACCGCCGAGCCCCGCCCGCCTCTGGACGGCCACTCCGCGGAGGAGTCCGCCGTCGTCGAGCTCGTGAACCAGGAGCGCGCGCTGGCCGGCTGCGGCCCGGTCCGGGCCAATCCGCCGCTCGCGGCGCTGGCCGGGGCCTTCAGCCTGGACATGGCCACCCGCGGCTTCTTCAGCCACGAGGACCCCGAGGGCAACAGCCCCTGGGACCGTGCCACCAAGGCCGGCATCTCCGGCCTCGGCGGCGAGAACATAGCCCGCGGCCAGGGTGACGCCGAGGCCGTGATGAAGGCGTGGATGAACAGCCCGGACCACAAGGCGAACATCCTCAACTGCGAGTTCCGCACCCTGGGCGTCGGCGTCCAGGTCTCCGCCGGCGGCCCCTGGTGGACCCAGGACTTCGGCTTCTAG
- a CDS encoding flavodoxin family protein, protein MSAITHTPVVSIAYHSGYGHTAVVAEAVRSGAVEAGATVHLIKVDEIDDAQWELLDASDAIVFGSPTYMGTASGAFHVFAEASSKRWFGDVWQDKVAAGFTNSASKSGDKLHTLQFFQILAAQHGMSWVNLGLKPGWNSSTASENDLNRLGFFSGAAAQTNSDEGADAVHKADIATAEHLGRRVTEQTRIVLAGRAALAAAAV, encoded by the coding sequence TTGTCCGCAATCACGCACACCCCCGTCGTCTCGATCGCCTACCACTCCGGCTACGGCCACACCGCCGTCGTCGCCGAGGCGGTCCGCAGCGGCGCCGTGGAAGCCGGGGCGACCGTTCACCTGATCAAGGTCGACGAGATCGACGACGCCCAGTGGGAGCTCCTCGACGCCTCCGACGCGATCGTCTTCGGCTCCCCGACGTACATGGGCACCGCCTCCGGCGCCTTCCACGTCTTCGCCGAGGCCTCCTCGAAGCGCTGGTTCGGCGACGTCTGGCAGGACAAGGTGGCGGCCGGCTTCACGAACTCCGCGTCCAAGAGCGGCGACAAGCTGCACACCCTGCAGTTCTTCCAGATCCTGGCCGCGCAGCACGGCATGAGCTGGGTCAACCTGGGCCTGAAGCCGGGCTGGAACTCCAGCACGGCCTCCGAGAACGACCTGAACCGCCTCGGCTTCTTCTCCGGAGCCGCCGCCCAGACCAACTCCGACGAGGGCGCGGACGCGGTCCACAAGGCCGACATCGCGACCGCCGAGCACCTGGGCCGCCGCGTCACCGAGCAGACCCGCATCGTCCTCGCGGGCCGCGCGGCCCTGGCCGCCGCCGCGGTCTGA
- the mutM gene encoding bifunctional DNA-formamidopyrimidine glycosylase/DNA-(apurinic or apyrimidinic site) lyase — protein MPELPEVEVVRRGLERWVSGRTVEAVEVLHPRAVRRHPGGGADFAARLRGETIGAAQRRGKYLWLPLEGRDLSVLGHLGMSGQLLVQPQDAPDEKHLRIRVRFDDDAGTELRFVDQRTFGGLSLHEVAAGSTDGLPDVIAHIARDPLDPLFDEGAYHLALRAKRTTVKRALLDQSLISGVGNIYADEALWRARLHYERPTAGLTRPRSAELLGHARDVMNAALAVGGTSFDSLYVNVNGESGYFDRSLDAYGREDEPCRRCGTPIRRRPWMNRSSYFCPRCQRPPRVAS, from the coding sequence GTGCCCGAGTTGCCCGAAGTCGAAGTCGTGCGGCGGGGGCTGGAGCGCTGGGTGTCGGGGCGGACCGTCGAGGCCGTCGAGGTCCTGCATCCGCGGGCCGTCCGGCGCCATCCGGGCGGCGGGGCCGACTTCGCGGCGCGGCTGCGGGGGGAGACCATCGGGGCGGCGCAGCGGCGCGGGAAGTACCTGTGGCTGCCGCTGGAGGGCCGGGACCTGTCCGTGCTCGGACACCTCGGGATGAGCGGGCAGCTGCTGGTGCAGCCGCAGGACGCCCCCGACGAGAAGCACCTGCGGATCCGGGTGCGCTTCGACGATGACGCCGGGACGGAGCTGCGCTTCGTGGACCAGCGGACCTTCGGCGGCCTGTCGCTGCACGAGGTCGCCGCCGGCAGCACCGACGGGCTGCCCGACGTGATCGCGCACATCGCGCGCGACCCCCTGGACCCGCTGTTCGACGAGGGTGCCTACCATCTCGCGCTGCGCGCCAAGCGGACCACCGTCAAGCGGGCGCTGCTGGACCAGTCCCTGATCAGCGGGGTCGGCAACATCTACGCGGACGAGGCGCTGTGGCGCGCCAGGCTGCACTACGAGCGCCCCACCGCGGGCCTCACGCGCCCCCGGAGCGCGGAACTCCTCGGCCATGCCCGGGACGTCATGAACGCCGCCCTCGCGGTCGGAGGCACCAGCTTCGACAGCCTGTACGTCAACGTGAACGGGGAGTCGGGCTACTTCGACCGTTCGCTCGACGCCTACGGGCGCGAGGACGAACCCTGCCGGCGCTGCGGCACGCCGATACGGCGTCGGCCGTGGATGAACCGGTCGAGCTACTTCTGCCCGCGCTGTCAGAGGCCGCCGCGCGTGGCGTCGTAG
- a CDS encoding winged helix-turn-helix transcriptional regulator, which produces METPACTEAAETAQPFDVFARACPSRETLEHVTGRWGSLTVGALREGPCRFNELRRRVEGVSEKMLSQTLHALERDGIVNREAQPTNPPRVDYELTPLGVEVADRLLALIHCLEGNMTAVLGARQSYDATRGGL; this is translated from the coding sequence ATGGAGACCCCTGCCTGTACCGAAGCCGCAGAGACGGCACAACCGTTCGATGTCTTCGCGCGCGCCTGCCCGTCCCGGGAAACCCTTGAACACGTCACCGGCCGCTGGGGCAGCCTCACCGTCGGCGCCCTGCGCGAAGGCCCGTGCCGTTTCAACGAGCTGCGCCGCCGGGTGGAGGGCGTCAGCGAGAAGATGCTCTCCCAGACCCTGCACGCGCTGGAGCGCGACGGCATAGTCAACCGCGAGGCGCAGCCCACCAACCCGCCGCGCGTCGACTACGAGCTGACCCCGCTCGGCGTCGAGGTCGCGGACCGGCTGCTCGCACTCATCCACTGCCTGGAGGGGAACATGACGGCGGTGCTGGGCGCCCGGCAGTCCTACGACGCCACGCGCGGCGGCCTCTGA
- a CDS encoding acylphosphatase — MNEEVRLTAWVRGRVQGVGFRWFTRENALEIGGVVGFALNLDDGRVQVVAEGQRENCHRLLDWLRSSDTPGRVDGVTEIWGTPRGGYDGFGMR; from the coding sequence ATGAATGAAGAGGTCCGTCTGACCGCCTGGGTGCGCGGCCGTGTGCAGGGAGTGGGCTTCCGCTGGTTCACCAGGGAGAACGCCCTGGAGATCGGCGGGGTCGTCGGCTTCGCGCTCAACCTCGACGACGGGCGAGTGCAGGTGGTCGCCGAAGGTCAACGTGAGAATTGCCACCGGCTGCTCGACTGGTTGCGCTCCTCCGACACGCCCGGCCGGGTGGACGGGGTGACAGAGATCTGGGGCACACCGCGCGGTGGCTACGACGGATTCGGGATGCGGTGA